The Brachyhypopomus gauderio isolate BG-103 chromosome 7, BGAUD_0.2, whole genome shotgun sequence genome has a window encoding:
- the zdhhc12b gene encoding palmitoyltransferase ZDHHC12-B isoform X1, which translates to MFKNVFGSGFLVRTAHVVLTWVITLILFLHDTDLRRQEATGELVGPIAFVLLVLVSVLLYFAVSLMDPGFVLSDDCDLQLILGITEEQQDMIPQTKSLRQRRCGHCLLQQPMRSKHCQTCQHCVRRYDHHCPWIENCVGERNHRWFVLYLAVQLIVLLWGLHMAWSGFCSAATWQLWLKANGVLLATAVVVAILSLTVLLLLGSHLYLVSLNTTTWEFMSRHRISYLKHCGADENPFDRGTLRNLWSFFCMWETVVWEQVYFRQGSDPT; encoded by the exons ATGTTCAAAAATGTGTTCGGTTCTGGATTCCTCGTAAGAACCGCTCATGTTGTCCTGACATGGGTTATAACGTTAATTCTCTTCCTGCACGACACCG ATCTGAGGAGACAGGAGGCCACGGGGGAGCTCGTCGGTCCCATCGCGTTCGTCCTGCTGGTCCTGGTGTCCGTGCTCCTCTACTTCGCCGTCTCGCTTATGGACCCCGGCTTTGTTCTGTCCGACGACTGTGACCTGCAG TTGATCCTTGGCATCACCGAGGAACAGCAGGACATGATTCCCCAGACCAAGTCACTACGACAGCGTCGCTGCGGTCACTGCCTGTTGCAG CAACCTATGAGATCCAAACACTGCCAGACCTGTCAACATTGTGTGCGTCGCTATGACCATCACTGCCCCTGGATCGAGAactgtgttggggagaggaaCCACCGCTGGTTTGTGCTCTACCTGGCTGTTCAGCTCATAGTCTTACTGTGGGGACTACACATGGCCTG GTCGGGCTTCTGTTCTGCAGCTACATGGCAGCTCTGGCTGAAGGCCAACGGCGTGCTGCTGGCTACAGCTGTGGTGGTGGCCATCCTCTCCCTGACAGTGCTCCTTCTCCTGGGATCACACCTCTACCTGGTATCCCTGAACACCACTACTTGGGAGTTCATGTCCCGACACCGCATCTCCTACCTCAAGCACTGCGGCGCGGACGAGAACCCCTTTGACCGCGGGACCTTACGTAACCTCTGGAGCTTTTTCTGCATGTGGGAGACAGTGGTGTGGGAGCAGGTCTACTTCAGACAAGGCAGTGATCCTACTTAG
- the zdhhc12b gene encoding palmitoyltransferase ZDHHC12-B isoform X2: protein MFKNVFGSGFLVRTAHVVLTWVITLILFLHDTDLRRQEATGELVGPIAFVLLVLVSVLLYFAVSLMDPGFVLSDDCDLQLILGITEEQQDMIPQTKSLRQRRCGHCLLQQPMRSKHCQTCQHCVRRYDHHCPWIENCVGERNHRWFVLYLAVQLIVLLWGLHMACYMAALAEGQRRAAGYSCGGGHPLPDSAPSPGITPLPGIPEHHYLGVHVPTPHLLPQALRRGREPL, encoded by the exons ATGTTCAAAAATGTGTTCGGTTCTGGATTCCTCGTAAGAACCGCTCATGTTGTCCTGACATGGGTTATAACGTTAATTCTCTTCCTGCACGACACCG ATCTGAGGAGACAGGAGGCCACGGGGGAGCTCGTCGGTCCCATCGCGTTCGTCCTGCTGGTCCTGGTGTCCGTGCTCCTCTACTTCGCCGTCTCGCTTATGGACCCCGGCTTTGTTCTGTCCGACGACTGTGACCTGCAG TTGATCCTTGGCATCACCGAGGAACAGCAGGACATGATTCCCCAGACCAAGTCACTACGACAGCGTCGCTGCGGTCACTGCCTGTTGCAG CAACCTATGAGATCCAAACACTGCCAGACCTGTCAACATTGTGTGCGTCGCTATGACCATCACTGCCCCTGGATCGAGAactgtgttggggagaggaaCCACCGCTGGTTTGTGCTCTACCTGGCTGTTCAGCTCATAGTCTTACTGTGGGGACTACACATGGCCTG CTACATGGCAGCTCTGGCTGAAGGCCAACGGCGTGCTGCTGGCTACAGCTGTGGTGGTGGCCATCCTCTCCCTGACAGTGCTCCTTCTCCTGGGATCACACCTCTACCTGGTATCCCTGAACACCACTACTTGGGAGTTCATGTCCCGACACCGCATCTCCTACCTCAAGCACTGCGGCGCGGACGAGAACCCCTTTGA
- the uap1l1 gene encoding UDP-N-acetylhexosamine pyrophosphorylase-like protein 1 — protein MKSFEEAKARLESAGQSHVLRFWSELSAEQRVTFLEELSQLDPEELSRHCRTAVEAASLQSSDGERLDAHMEPVPPEFIGSVRKSDQQTLKEWEDEGFLQIAQSKVAVLLLAGGQGTRLGVPYPKGMYNVGLPSGKTLYQIQAERIRKVQELSSVKYDSQCTVPWYIMTSEFTLEPTEKFFKENNYFGLEPSDVVMFEQRMIPAVGFDSKIMLEKKNKLALAPDGNGGLYRALVDNKILEDMERRGVQFIHVYCVDNILVKMADPVFIGFCVKNGADCGAKVVEKAYPAEPVGVVCRVDGVYQVVEYSELKPELAEQRHPGGELVYSAGNICNHFFTRDFLSNVAHTFEGKLKQHVAIKKVPFVDEEGNLVKPTKPNGIKMEKFVFDVFQFSKKFVAFEVVREDEFSPLKNADGAPVDTPTTVRRSLSAQHYRWAVQAGAHFLDADGNPITTKHRTAQDMVPPALCEISPLVSYFGEGLDMLKQKNLKSPFFLNEKNVMSLVEHS, from the exons ATGAAGTCGTTTGAAGAAGCTAAGGCAAGACTGGAGTCCGCTGGTCAGAGCCATGTCCTGCGGTTTTGGTCTGAACTTTCTGCGGAACAGAGGGTCACATTTCTGGAGGAGCTGTCGCAGCTGGACCCCGAAGAATTGAGCCGACATTGCCGAACTGCTGTCGAGGCTGCGAGCCTTCAGTCGAGCGATGGCGAACGGCTGGATGCTCATATGGAGCCTGTTCCACCGGAATTCATTGGCAGTGTGCGTAAAAGTGACCAGCAGACACTGAAAGAATGGGAGGATGAGG GTTTTTTGCAGATAGCGCAAAGCAAAGTGGCCGTCCTGTTATTGGCTGGAGGTCAGGGAACGAGGCTTGGAGTTCCCTATCCCAAAGGAATGTATAATGTCGGACTACCTAGTGGCAAAACCTTGTATCAGATCCAAGCAGAGCGGATCCGGAAAGTGCAAGAGCTTTCAAGTGTGAAATATGATTCACAGTGTACAGTTCCCTG GTATATAATGACCAGTGAGTTCACCCTGGAGCCCACAGAGAAGTTCTTTAAAGAAAACAACTACTTTGGCCTGGAGCCGTCTGACGTGGTCATGTTTGAACAGAGGATGATCCCAGCCGTAGGCTTTGACAGCAAGATTATGCTGGAGAAGAAGAACAAGCTAGCTCTGGCTCCAG ACGGCAATGGAGGCCTCTATCGTGCACTTGTAGATAACAAGATCCTGGAAGACATGGAGAGAAGGGGAGTGCAGTTTATTCATGTTTACTGTGTGGACAATATCCTGGTTAAAATGGCCGATCCTGTCTTCATTGGCTTCTGTGTAAAGAATGGAGCAGACTGTGGTGCTAAG GTGGTAGAGAAGGCGTACCCGGCGGAGCCCGTGGGGGTGGTGTGTCGTGTAGACGGGGTGTACCAGGTGGTAGAGTACAGTGAACTGAAGCCAGAGCTGGCAGAGCAGCGACACCCTGGAGGAGAACTTGTGTACAGCGCCGGAAATATCTGCAATCACTTCTTCACCAGAGACTTCCTAAGTAATGTCGCTCA TACGTTTGAGGGAAAACTGAAGCAGCATGTGGCCATAAAGAAGGTGCCATTCGTGGATGAAGAAGGCAACCTTGTGAAACCCACTAAACCAAATGGAATCAAAATGGAAAAATTTGTCTTTGATGTCTTCCAGTTCTCAAA GAAATTTGTTGCCTTCGAGGTTGTGAGAGAAGATGAGTTCTCACCTCTGAAGAATGCAGATGGGGCGCCGGTGGACACCCCCACCACCGTGAGGCGCTCTCTGTCGGCCCAGCACTACCGCTGGGCAGTGCAAGCCGGAGCCCACTTCCTGGATGCAGACGGGAATCCCATCACTACGAAACACAG GACAGCTCAGGATATGGTCCCACCAGCCCTCTGTGAAATCTCTCCACTTGTGTCCTATTTTGGAGAG GGATTGGACATGTTGAAACAGAAGAACTTGAAATCACCTTTTTTTCTGAATGAGAAAAATGTCATGAGTCTTGTTGAACACTCATAA